A single Bos mutus isolate GX-2022 chromosome 16, NWIPB_WYAK_1.1, whole genome shotgun sequence DNA region contains:
- the EIF2D gene encoding eukaryotic translation initiation factor 2D isoform X3: MFAKAFRVKSNTAIKGSDRRKLRADVAAVFPTLGTDQVSELVPGKEELNIVKLYAHRGDAVTVYVSGGNPILFELEKNLYPTVYTLWSYPDLLPTFTTWPLVLEKLVGGADLMLPGLVVPPAGLPQVQKGDLCAVALVGNRAPVAVGVAAMSTAEMLASGLKGRGFCVLHSYQDHLWRSGDKSSPPSIAPLALDPPDLSEGKGCVKADTALQGAMRQLTLEEEVQQRCEEKSPSEATEDPGPGGLHVDPMDSKTLQEQMDELLQTCFLHALKCYVRKADLPLLTSTLLGSHMFSCCPEGRQLDIKKSSYKKLSKFLQHMQQEQIIQVQELSKGVESIVAVDWKHPRITSFVIPEPSPTSQTIQEGSREQPYHPPDIKPLYCVPASMTLLFQESGHKKGSVLEGSEVRTFVINYAKKNDLVDADNKNLVKLDPILCDCILEKDEQHTVTKLPWDSLLGRCLEKLQPAYQVTFPGQEPIVKKGRICPIDITLAQKASNKKKSIGFLENTSKAWKRPLNLARRNDRLLFHVVDPVEIQALGW, encoded by the exons ATGTTTGCCAAGGCCTTTCGTGTCAAGTCCAACACGGCCATCAAGGGGTCGGACAG GAGAAAGCTTCGGGCTGATGTGGCAGCTGTTTTCCCCACTCTTGGAACCGATCAGGTCTCTGAGTTAGTGCCTGGAAAGGAAGAgctcaacattgtaaagctgTATGCTCACAGAGGAGATGCAGTGACTGTGTATGTGAGTGGTGGTAACCCCATCCTGTTTGAACTGGAGAAAAATCTGTATCCAACAG TGTATACCTTGTGGTCTTATCCCGATCTTCTACCAACGTTTACAACATGGCCTCTGGTGCTCGAAAAATTGGTTGGGGGAGCAG ATTTGATGCTGCCGGGACTGGTGGTGCCCCCTGCTGGCCTGCCTCAGGTACAGAAGGGTGACCTCTGTGCCGTTGCGTTGGTGGGGAACAG AGCCCCCGTTGCCGTCGGAGTCGCCGCCATGTCGACAGCTGAGATGCTGGCCTCGGGTCTGAAGGGAAGGGGCTTCTGTGTGCTCCACAGCTACCAGGACCACTTGTG GCGATCTGGAGACAAATCCAGTCCACCGTCCATTGCCCCACTGGCTCTGGATCCCCCGGATCTCAGTGAAGGAAAGGGATGTGTCAAAGCTGACACTGCCCTGCAGGGTGCCATGAGGCAGCtgaccctggaggaggaggtcCAGCAGAGGTGTGAGGAGAAGTCCCCATCAGAAGCCACGGAAGACCCCGGCCCTGGGGGCCTGCAcgtggaccccatggacagcaagacCCTTCAGG AGCAAATGGACGAGCTGCTGCAGACGTGCTTCTTGCATGCTTTGAAGTGCTACGTCAGAAAGGCTGACCTCCCTTTGCTCACCAGCACTCTCCTGGGCAGCCACATGTTCTCCTGCTG CCCCGAAGGACGACAACTGGACATAAAGAAGTCAAGCTACAAAAAG CTCTCTAAGTTCCTGCAGCACATGCAGCAGGAGCAGATTATACAGGTGCAGGAGCTGAGCAAAGGGGTGGAGAGCATTGTGGCCGTGGACTGGAAGCACCCGAG GATCACATCTTTCGTCATACCCGAGCCCTCCCCGACCTCCCAGACAATCCAGGAGGGTAGCAGGGAACAGCCCTATCACCCTCCAGATATAAAACCCCTCTACTGTGTCCCAGCCAGCATGACCCTGCTCTTCCAGGAGTCTGGCCACAA GAAAGGGAGTGTCCTGGAGGGCAGTGAGGTCCGAACATTCGTCATCAACTATGCCAAGAAAAATGACCTGGTGGATGCAGACAACAAAAA TCTCGTGAAATTGGATCCCATCCTCTGTGACTGCATCTTAGAGAAGGATGAACAGCACACAGTCACGAAGCTTCCGTGGGACAGTCTCCTGGGCAG ATGTTTGGAAAAATTGCAGCCTGCCTATCAAGTGACCTTTCCGGGACAGGAGCCCATTGTGAAGAAAGGCAGGATCTGCCCAATTGACATCACCCTAGCACAGAAAGCTTCCAACAAAAAG